The sequence below is a genomic window from Streptomyces sudanensis.
CCGTTCGTACTGCTCCAGGGCGCGGGCCGGGTGGCCCGAGCGGCGGAGCGCGTCCGCCTCGGCCAGGCGCGGGTGGGGGACCGCGGGCGCGGGCGCCGGATCCCAGTGGGCGAGTCGCGCGGCCACCTCGGCCGCGGAGGCGGGGCGGTCCTCCGGCCGCTTGGCCAGCAGGGCCTCCACCAGCTCCCGCAGCCCGGCCGGGACGCCGGAGCGGCGGTCGCACAGGGGCGGCACGGGGTCCTGCGCGTGCCGGTGGTACAGCAGGAACGGGCTTCCGGCGGTGAAGGGCGGTGCGCCGGTCAGCATCTCGTACAGGACGCACCCCAGCGAGTACAGGTCGCTGGCGGGTACGGGCCGTCCCACGGCCTGCTCGGGCGCCATGTAGAGGACGGTGCCCAAAGCGGCGTTGGCGGCGGTGAAGCGCGTCTCGCCGGGCTGCGGTTCCAGGGCGGCCGCGATTCCGAAGTCGAGGATCCCGACCCCGCCGCCGGGGGTGACCATGAGGTTCGACGGCTTGAGGTCGCGGTGCACGACGCTCTGGCCGTGCGCGTAGGCCAGCACCTCCGCCGTACGCCGTGCGACCCCCGCCGCCCGCCGGACGGGCAGCGGCCCCTCACCGGCGAGGACGGCGTCGAGGGCGCGGCCGGGGACGAGGTCCATGACGAGGTAGAGCTCGCCCCGGTGGGAGCCGTGGTCGTGGACCGCGGGGATGCCCGGGTGCGTCAGACGGCTGGTCAGGAGGGCCTCCCGCAGGAACCGGCGCTCCAGGGAGGTGAAATCCGCCCCTCCCGCGCGCGGGGCGAGGAGTTTCACGGCGACCTCGCGGTCGTGCTCCCGGTCGTACGCCGCCCAGACGACCCCCATGCCGCCCCGGCCGAGCTCCCGCCTCAGCTCGTACCGCCCAAGGCTTCGCCGCATCGCGCCCGTCCCCAGTCCCGGCGCCGCCCGCGGCGCCCCTCGCTTCCGCACGGCCGGAGTGCGTCGCGCACCCGGCCGTGGGGGCATTTTCGCACCGTTCACACGGGCCTGGGGCCCTGCGGAACCAGGAACGGCCGGCGGGGGTCCTCGGGCGGGGCGGAGTGGACGGCCAGCTCCGGACGGGGCCGCGGGAGGTACGGCGCCAGGGCCGCGTAGGTCTCGGCCGCCGAGGAGGGGCGGTCGTCCGGGCGCTTGGCCAGCAGGGCGGCGACCAGTTCCCGGAGGCCGTGCGGGACGTCGGCCGCCGAACCGGGGATCGCGGGCGGCGGCGAGCTCAGGTGGTGCGTCACCAGGAGCGCGGGCCGGTCGGTGGGGAAGGGCGTCTCCCCGGTGAGCATGTGGTGGAGGAGGCAGCCCACCGCGTAGAGGTCGCTGCGCCCGTCGATCCGCCCCTCACCGGAGAGGAGTTCCGGTGAGGCGCACACGATGTTGCCGACGTTCTCGCCGGTCATGGTCAGGCGAGGGTCGGTGTCCGCGAGTACCTTCACCAGCCCGAAGTCCAGGATCTTCACGAGGCCGTCCCGCCGGACCATGACGTTCTGGGTCTTGAGGTCGCGGTGCACCAGACCGGTCGCGTGGACGGCCGACAGGCCGGCGCACAGCTGCGCGGCGACGGAAGCGGCCGTGGGCACGTCGAGACGCCCGCCCTCCCACTGGTCGAAGAGGAACTCCAGGGTGACGCCCTCGATCAGTTCCATCACCAGGCAGCAGGTGCCGTCCGTGATCGACGCGTCGAAGACGGTGGTGGTGTTCGGGTGGTCGAGGCGCGCGGCGACCTTCGCCTCCCTGCGGAAGCGCGCCAGCGCCTCCTCCCGGCCCCCCGGGAGGGAGAGGAGCTCCGCGGCGACGGTCTTGACGGCCACCGGCCGCTCCAGCCGCAGGTCACGGCCCTGCCACACCTGCCCCATCGCACCACGGCCGAGCACTGACGTGAGCCGGTACCGCTCCTGGAGCACCGTTCCGGGTCCAAGTCCCCGCATTACACACTTCCCCCACACTCTCCACACGACAAATCCGAATACTTACCGTGTAAACACAGTCAATGAGCGTAGTAGCCTCTCGGCAAGGGTGTCACTGTCACCTGTTCGCCGCCGGCCACCCCCCAGCGCAGGCAACCAAGCCACCGGAGACCGCCGATGAGTACACACGACGCCGTGCCCGTCAGTCTGGCCGAGATCGCCCGGATCGCCGGCGTGGGCCGCGCCGCGGTGAGCAACTGGCGAAGACGCCACGACTCCTTTCCCCAACGCATCGGCGGCACCGACGTCAGTCCGCAGTTCTCCCTGGCCGAGGTCGAGCGGTGGCTGAGGGAGAACGGCAAGCTGGCGGACGCCGGCGGCCGCGAGTTCCTCTGGCCCCGCTTCGAGGCACTGGGCAGCAGGGACGAGTCGGGGCTGGCGATCGCCGAAGCGGCCCGCCTCATGCGCTCCTCCCGCACCGGCGGCCCGCCCGCCGGGCTCACCCCGGAAGCGCGGAGGCTGGCGCGCGAGGCGGCCGAGCGGGGCCGGGAGGAGGGGACGCGTGAGACCTTCGAGTTCCTGCTCCAGCGATGGCTCGAAACACACGTCCGGCAACTCAGCACGACACCCCCGCCGCTCGCCGCGCTGATGGCGCGGATCGCCCTCCGCGTCCGGTCCGGCGGGCAGGAGGAGGACCTGACCGTGTTCGATCCGGCCTGCGGCACGGGGCACCTGGTGGCCGCCGCCGTCCGGGAGCGCCCGCCCGCGGGCAGGACGGTGGTGCTCGCGGGCGAACGGGAGCCGGCCCTCGCCGCACTGGCCTCCGCGCGGCTGGCGTTCGCCGCGGACGCCCACCCGGGCGTCCGCGCGGAGATCGCGACGGCGGACGCCCTGCGCGAGGACCCGTTCGCCGAAGCGCGCGCGGACATCGCACTCTGCAACCCGCCGTTCAACGAACGCGACTGGGGCTACGAGGAGCTCGCCACCGACCAGCGCTGGACCCACGGCCTCCCGCCGCGCACCGAGCCGGAACTGGCGTGGGTGCAGCACCTGCTCTCCCGCCTGAAGCCCGGCGGGGCGGCCGTGGTCCTCCTCCCCCCGGCGGTCGCCTCCCGCCGGGCGGGCCGGCGCATCCGCAGCTCCCTGCTGCGCAGCGGCGTGCTGCGGGCCGTGGTGGCCCTCCCCCCCGGCAGCGCGCAGCCACACAGCGTCTCGCTCCAGTTGTGGGTCCTCAGAACCGCTCCGGACGGCCCGGACGCGGGGCTGCCCGGCCAGGACGTGCTCCTGGTCGACGCCACCCGCTTCGCGAGATCCGGCACACGCGAACCCGGCCCCGACTGGGACGCGTTCGGCGCCTTCGTCCTCTCCGCGCTGGAAGCCCTCGATCAGCCGGACACCGATCTGCCGGACGGCGCCGCCCGCATTCCCCTCATCGACCTCCTGGACGACGAGGTCGACGTCACCCCCGGACGCCACGTTCCCGTGAACACCGAGGCCACCGGCCGTGAACTCGCCTCCTCCTGGGAGGAGCTGGGCACGGTGCTGGCCGACCTGACCGACCGGGCCCAGCGCCTGTCGGAACTGGGCTTCGGAACCGGCGGGCAGCAGAGCACGGTCAGCGTGGGAGACCTCGTCAAAGCCGGCGCCCTGTCGCTGCGCGCCGGGCAGCAGCCGCCGGACGAGCCGGCGGGAAGCGGAAGGGACTCCGTGCCCCTCCTCACCGTCGCCGACCTGCTGACGGACAGCGCTCCCAGCGGGCTCGTCACCACCGGATCGGCACCGGTGGTCGTCGAGAGGGGCGACGTCGTGGTCGCCGGCGTCGTCCGCGCGTTCAGGGCCTGGGTCCACGAAGGGCCCCCGACGGCCCTGGGACCCCAGCTCTACGCCCTTCGGGTGGACCCGGCGAAGATGGACGCCCACTTCCTCGCCGGCTGCCTGCGGGCCCCCTCCAACGGCCGGCAGGCCGGTACCCACGCCTCCAGTTCCTCTCGGATCGACATCCGGCGTCTGCACGTGCTCCAGCTCCCCCTGGAGAAGCAGGCCGCGTACGCCGAGGCCTTCCGCCACCTCAGGGTCTTCGAGTCGCAGCTCGTCAAGGCCGACGGCCTGGGCAGGGCACTGGTGAGCGACACGATCGACCAGTTCGCGGTGGGCGGACTGGCCCCCTGACCCCACACCCCGGGGAGGTTGCCGCCTTTGTGCCGCGCGGGGGCACGGCGGGCGCCGCGGGCCGTATGGGGTGGCGGGGCTCCTCCCGGGACGGGCCGCGTGAGGGACGGGCGGTACGCGGGACGAGCGGTACGCGGGACGGGGCGGTACGCGGGACGAGCGGTACGCGGGACGGGGCGGTACGCGGGACGAGCGGTACGCGGGACGAGCCGCGTGGGGGACGGGGTCCGCGCCCGGGACGGGGTCCGCGCCCGGGACGGGGTCCGCGCCCGGCCGTCACCAGCCCGGGTGGGGGCGNNNNNNNNNNNNNNNNNNNNNNNNNNNNNNNCCCCCACAGGGGGCGCGGCGGCTGCGGGGGCTGGGGGGTGCCCCGGCGCAGCGGCCAGGCGCACAGCATCCCCACCACGAAGCCGACGACGTGCGCCAGGTACGCCACCGTCCCGGCCTGCGAGACGCCCGCCCCGTAGGAGTACACGGCCTGGAGGACGAACCACAGCCCGAGCACCGTCCAGGCCGGCAGGCGCAGCGGCAGCAGGAGCAGGAACGGCACGAGGGCCCACACCCGCACCCTGGGGTACAGCACCAGGTAGGCGCCCAGCACTCCGGCGACGGCGCCCGAGGCGCCGATCATCGGCCGGCCCGAACCGGCGTCGACCAGGGCGAAGCCGTACGTGGCGGCGTAGCCGCAGAGGCCGTAGAACAGCAGGTAGCGCACCTTGCCCAGGCGGTCCTCGACGTTGTCGCCGAACACCCAGAGGAACAGCATGTTGCCGATCAGGTGCAGCCAGCCGCCGTGCAGGAACATCGCCGTCAGGACGGACAGCGGCGGCGACTTGTCGTAGCCCGGCGGTCCCAGGAGGCAGCCGGGGCCGGAGGGCCCCACGGCGGTCCGCCCCGTGGGCACCAGCTCCGGCATCCGGCCGTGGACCAGTTCGCGCGGCACGGCGGCCCACTGGCCGAGGAAGGACTCCAGCCGGCACGCCTGGGCCAGGCTGCTCTCGCCGACCAGCGAGCCCGCCATGCCCGGGGTCCGCAGGAAGACGACGACGTTGACGGCGATCAGCGCGTACGTCACCCAGGGGAGCCGCCGCGCCGGGTTCGCGTCATGAACGGGAATGACCACGTCGACTCACTGCCCGGTCGTCAGCGCGCGAATCCGGTCGATCGCCGCCGGTCCCCGCTACGATCCGGCATCCGGTTCCCCGTCCCCGGAAGCGTCCCCGGAGGCGTCCCCGGAGGCGTCGCCGGACGTGCTTTCGGCAGTGCCCTCCCGCTCTTCCCGCTGCGTGTCGCGCTCCTCCTCCGGAGTGACGTCCTTCTCGCCGGTGACCTGCTCCAGCGGGCTCTCGTGGTTCTCCGATCCGGTCATGACCGCTCCTCACCTCGTGTGCCGCAATCCCGTCGTGTGCCGTACTCCCGCCGGGTCACCCGGACGGCCGGACTCAATCCCCCGGCGTGCGGGGCGCTCCGCGCGGGTACCCGGTCCGCTCGGAAGACGGGTGGCGAACGGGGACGGACATGCCTGACCACGCTTCTCCGCTGGTCGTCGTCGCGGGGGTCTCGGGCTCCGGCAAGTCGACGATCGGCCTGGCCCTGGCGCAGCGCCTGGGCGTCCCGTACGGGGAGGGGGACGATCTGCACCCTCCGGGGAACATCGAGAAGATGCGGGCGGGCGTGCCGCTGGACGACGAGGACCGGGCGCCCTGGCTGGACCGGGTCGCCGAATGGCTGCGCGACCACCTCGACAGCGGCGGCGTCGTCGCCTGCTCCGCGCTCAGGCGGAGCTACCGGGACAGGCTCGCCGCCGTGTCCCCGCGCGTGTTCTTCGTCCACCTGCACGGTCCGGCCGAGTTGATCGCCGCCCGCCTCGGCGCCCGGCGCGGCCACTTCATGCCCCCGAGCCTGCTGCGCTCGCAGTACGACGCCCTGGAGCCGCCGGCTCCCGGTGAGCGCGGCGCGGTGGTGTCCGTGGAGGGCACGCCCGAGGAGACGACCGCGCTGGCGCTCGCCGCGGTGCGGGCCGCCCAGTGAGGCGCGCGGCCGGTTCGGAGCCGTACGGCTGCGGCGCGCGGACCCGGCGGACAGCGACGGTGCTGGGCGGNCGGCNNNGGCAGNCGNGTATAAGGGACNGGGGGACTACGGCAGGGCGGTACGGGCGGGGCATCGGCGAGGAGGGCCGGGGGTACCCGCCTGCCATGATCATGTCGATGGAGCTCCTGCCCGAGTCGACCCTGCGCGAGGTCATCGGCCTGCTGGTGCGGCTCGTCGAGTCCGCCGGGGCGCTGATCATCTTCGTCGGTGCCGTCTGGGCGTTCGTGCAGTTCGTCAGGGCCGGTGCGCGCAGGCCCGACCGGGTGGCCGGGTTCAACCGCATCCGGCTCAGTCTGGGGCGCTTCCTCGTACTGGGCCTGGAGTTCCAGCTCGCGGGGGACGTGCTGCGCACGGCGGTCGCGCCGAGCTTCACCGAGATCGGGCAACTGGCGGCGATCGCGGCCATCCGCACCGCGCTCAACTACTTCCTCGGGCGTGAGATCGCCCAGGAGCGGGTGGAGATCGACGGCGGCAAGGGCCCGCTGGAGGGGCCCGTCCGGGAGACGCCGTCGTGAACGCCTGGCTGCAGGCGGCGGCCGTGCTGGTCACCGGCGCGGGACTGGTCTCCGCGGCGGTCGCCTACCGGCTGACCGGCGACGCCCGCCGCGCCCTGGCCGTCCTGCTGGACTTCCTGACCGCGGCCGGGCTGATGCGGCTGACCGGGGAGCCCTCGTGGAGCGGCATCCTGGCCGCCGCCGCCGTGGTGGCGCTGCGCCGGGTGATCGGGGCGGGCCTGGGGCTGTCGCGTGCCGCGCCGTAGGGCCGGGCCCCGCCGGCAGGGGCGCATGCCGGCCGGACCCCGTGCCGACCGGACCCGTACCGGCCGGGGCGCGTGGTGACCGGGCGCGCGGTGACCGGGCATGCGGCGACCGGGACGCGCGCCGGGGGAAGCCGTTCCTCCGGGACCCGGCCCCGGCCCGCGGCTCCCGACCCCCNNNGCCCGCCGCCGGGTACGGCTCCGCCTCCCGAGCGGTGGGCCGGAGCGGCGGGCCGGAGGGGTGGGCCACGACCGGCACCCCGGCACGGGAGTGGCCCGTACCCAGCCCGGGGAACCCGTACCTCCGGTGCGGAACACCCTCATTCCTCCGACGCGGAACGGAAAGGACAGTCCATGCGCGCACTGACGCTCCGACCCGGCCCCGGGGCCTCGATGGAGGTCCGCGAACTCCCCCCGCCCTCCCCCGGCCCGCGGGAACTGCTGGTCCGGGGGCTGGCGCTGGGCGTCTGCGGCACCGACCGGGAGATCGCCGACGGCCAGTACGGCGCCGCGCCCGCCGGGCGGGACTGGATGGTGATCGGCCACGAGTCGCTGGGGCGGGTCGAGCAGGCGCCGCCCGGAAGCGGCTTCTCCCCCGGCGACCTGGTGGTCGGCGTGGTCCGCCGCCCCGACCCCGTCCCGTGCGGGGCGTGCGCCCGCGGGCACTTCGACATGTGCCGCAACGGCCGCTACCAAGAGCGGGGCATCAAGGAACTGGACGGCTACGGCGCGGAGTACTGGACCGTGGAGTGCGACTACGCCGTCGGCCTGGACCCGCGCCTGGAGGCCGTGGGGATGCTCCTGGAGCCGACGGCCGTCGTGGTCAAGGCGTGGCAGCAGGTCGATCTGGTGGGGAGCCGGTCCTGGTTCGAGCCGCGGCGGGTCCTGGTGACCGGGGCCGGCCCCATCGGGCTCCTCGCCGCGCTGGTCGGCGTGGAGCGGGGCCTGGAGGTGCACGTGCTGGACCGCGTCGAGCGGGGGCCGAAGCCCCGGCTCGTACGGTCCCTCGGCGCGGAGTACCACAGCGGCGCGCCCCGCGAGGTGATGGACGGCGTGCGGCCCGACGTCGTCGTCGAGGCGACCGGCGCCGCGCAGGTGGTGTTCGCGGCCCTGTCGGGCACCGCGCCGTACGGCGTGCTGTGCCTGACCGGCGTGTCCTCCGCCGGCCGGCGCGTCACGGTGGACGCGGGGATGGTCAACCGGGATCTGGTGCTGGAGAACGACGTGGTCGTCGGTTCGGTGAACGCCAACCTCGACCACTACCGGCAGGCCGCGGCGGTGCTGGCCCGGGCCGACGGGGCGTGGCTGGACGGCCTGGTCACCCGGAGGGTGCCGCTGGGCCGCTTCCGTGAGGCGTTCGCCCCGCGCGACGACGACGTCAAGGTCGTGATCGACCTGCACCGCCCCTGACCGGTGCCCCGCCGACCTGCCTGTGGGCGGACGGCCCCGGTGGGCGTCACGGCTCGCGGGCGTCACGGCCGGCAGGCGGCGCGGCGCCCCGCCCGGCCCCGGAGGCACGCGCCCCGTGGCCGGGCGGGTGGGTGAACGGGCGCGGCGGACCGGCGCGGCGGGGCGGCCCCCGCCGCCCCGCGCCCGGCCTACCGGACGGTGGCGGCGAGGCGGAGGCGTCCGTCGTCGACCTCGGCGATCTGGTCGACCGCGGTGAGGTGGGTGCGGTCGTGGGTGACCAGGACGGTGGCGGTGGCCTGCCGGTGGGTGAGGCGGGTGATCAGGTCGATGACGGCGGCGCCGCGTTCGTGGTCGAGGGCGCTGGTGGGCTCGTCGACCAGCAGGACCCTGGGGTCGTTCATCAGCGCGCGGGCGATGTTGACCCGCTGGCGCTGGCCGCCGGAGAGCTGGTGGGGCCGCCGGTCGGCCTGGGCGGTGAGGCCCACGGCGTCCAGCATCTCCTCGGCCCGCTTCCGGGCGGTGCGCGGCTTGCGGCCGTCGATCTGCGCCATGACCTGGAGCTGTTCGACGGCGGTGAGGGAGGGCAGCAGGTTGGGCTGCTGGAAGACGATGCCGACCTTGCGGCGGCGCAGGTCGGTGAGTTCGCCGCGGGTCATGCCGGTGGTCAGGGTGCCGTCGATGGTGACGGTGCCGCTGTCGGGCGCGATGAGGGTGGCGGCGACGGCGAGGAGGCTGGACTTGCCGGAACCGGAGGGGCCCACGACGGCGGTCAGGCTGCCCTTGGGGACTTCCAGGGTGACGCGGTCGAGGGCGGTCAGCCGGGAGTCGCCGTCGGGGTAGGTGAGGGTGACGTCGTTCAGGTGCAGGCTCATCGGGCGCTCCCCAGGGCGGTCAGCGGGTCGACGGAGGTGATGCGGCGGATGGACAGGGCGGCCCCGAGCACGCCGAGCGCGATCATCACGGCGGCGGGGAGGAGGACGGTGGCGGGGGTGAGGAGGAACGGCACGTCCGAGCCCGCGACGAGGGCGCCGAGCCCGGCGGCGGCCCCGGTGCCGATCAGGGTGCCGCCGACCAGCAGGACCACGGCCTGGCCGAGGGCGTCCTTGAGCAGGGTGGCGGTGGAGGCGCCCAGCGCCTTGAGGACGGCGACGTCGCCGCTGCGCTGGATGGTCCACACCGTGAAGAAGGCGCCGATGACCAGGGCGGAGATCGCGAAGAGGAAGCCGCGCATCAGCTGCAGGGAGCCGTTCTCGGAGGTGTAGGAGCCGATCGCGGACAGCGAGTCGTCCCGGGACACCGTCCTGGTGCCCGCGGCCCGGTCGGCGGCCCCGACGTCGACGCCGGAGGCGGTGTCCAGGGCGATGACGGTGGCGGTCGGCGCGCCGCCCTTCCCGGTGGGGGGTACGGCCTTGCGCCACAGGTCCAGGCTGGTCCAGACGACCGGGGTGTGGCTGAAGAAGGCGTCGCCGCTCACGGCGGCCACGGTCACCTCCTGCCCGGCGAGGGTGAAGCCGTCGCCCTCCGCCACGCCGAGGTCGGCGGCGGCCGCGGTGGACAGGACCGCCGCGCGGCCGTCGATCCTGCCGCTCTCGGGGGCGAGCGCGGAGCCGGGCCGGACGCCGAAGGCGGACACGCCGGCGCTCCTGCTTCCGGCGCTCGCCCTGGTGGTGGTGATGCCCAGCGGCTCGGCGGCCTCCACGCCGGGTGTCCTGGCCCAGCGCTGCCACTGCCGCTCGTCGACGGTGGAGTTCGCGTACGACGGCTCCTCACCGCCGGGCGAGCCGAAGGCGATCGCGTCGGCGGGCAGGGAGGTGATCGCGGAGGTGTTCTGCCGGCCCAAGCCCGCGGTCAGCCCGGACAGCAACCCGACCAGCAGGGTGATCAGCACGATGACGGTGCCCATCAGGGCGAAGCGCCCTTTGGCGAACTTCAGGTCTCTCCAGGCGACGAACACGGTGTGAGGGGCCCTTTCCCGGGACGGAAACTGTGGGTCCCACCCTCGCCGCCGGCCCCCCGGCCCGGCTTCCGGCCCAGGTCGGCAATCCGTGCGCCGAAGGACGGCACTCCGGTTCCACCTTTCGATGGAAGCCGTACCGCGGAGCCCTCCTTAGGCTGGAGGGACTGTGAACACCGCCGCCCCCGTCCCCATCCCCACCACCCGGGCCCTGGCCTGGTGCCTGCACCTGCTGGTCGCCGGGCTGCTCGCCCTGGCCGGCGTCCGGGCCGCGGTCGGCGGCCGTCCGCACGCCGGGTGGGTGGTCGCCGCGGCCGTGGCGTGCGGCCTGCTGTACGCGGCCGGCCCCGCGCTGCCCCGCGTGGGCCGCTCGCAGCGGGCCGCCGCCCTGTGGCTGGCCGGTGTGGGCGCCGCCTGGCTGGTGCTGCTGGCCCTGTCGGCCGACGGGGTGTGGATGGCGTTCCCGCTGTACTTCCTCCAGCTCCACCTGCTGCCCCGCCGGGCCGGACCCGCCGCCGTGGCGGCCACCGCGGCGGCGTCCGTCGCCGGTTTCGCCGCGCACCACGGGTCGTTCAACGCGCCGATGGTGATCGGGCCGGCCCTCGGCGCCGCCGTGGCGATGGCGGTGGTGTGGGGCTACCAGGCCCTGTACCGGGAGAGCGAGCAGCGCAGGCGCCTGATCGAGGAACTCACCGCCACCCGCGCCGACCTCGCCGCCGCCCAGCACACCGCCGGTGTGCTCGCCGAACGGGAACGCCTGGCCCGTGAGATCCACGACACCCTCGCCCAGGGCCTCTCCAGCATCCAGCTGCTGCTGCGCGCCGCCGAACGCGCCCTGCCCGGCGCGCCGGAGAGCGCCGCCCGCCACGTCGACCAGGCCCGGCAGACGGCCGTCGACAACCTCGCCGAGGCCCGCCGCTTCGTCGCCGCCCTCGCCCCGCCCGCCCTGGAGGGCACCACCCTGGCCGGCGCCCTGGAACGCCTGTGCGCCACCACCAGCGCCCGCCACCGGCTCACCGCGCGCCTCCACCTCGCCGGCGACCCCGCCCCGCTGCCCACCGCGCACGAGGTGGCGCTGCTGCGCATCGCCCAGTCCGCCCTGGCGAACACGGTCCGCCACGCCGAGGCCGCCACCGCCGAGGTCACCCTCGGCTACTTCGAGGACCACGTCGCCGTGGTGGTCGCCGACGACGGGCGCGGCTTCGACCCCGACCGCCTGCCCGTCCCCGACCCGCAGGCCGGCGGGTTCGGACTGGCCTCCATGCGCGCCCGCGTCCACGCCCTCGGCGGCACCCTCACCGTCGATTCCGCGCCCGGCCGGGGCACCGTCCTCACCGCCCGGCTGCCCCTCCACCGGACCCCCGACCCCACTGCCGAGGCCCCCCTGTGACCGAGACCCCGATCCGCCTGCTCCTGGCCGACGACCACCCGGTCGTACGGGCGGGTCTGCGCGCCGTGCTGGAGACCGAACCCGGCATCGACGTGGTGGCCGAGGCCGCCA
It includes:
- a CDS encoding rhomboid family intramembrane serine protease, which codes for MVIPVHDANPARRLPWVTYALIAVNVVVFLRTPGMAGSLVGESSLAQACRLESFLGQWAAVPRELVHGRMPELVPTGRTAVGPSGPGCLLGPPGYDKSPPLSVLTAMFLHGGWLHLIGNMLFLWVFGDNVEDRLGKVRYLLFYGLCGYAATYGFALVDAGSGRPMIGASGAVAGVLGAYLVLYPRVRVWALVPFLLLLPLRLPAWTVLGLWFVLQAVYSYGAGVSQAGTVAYLAHVVGFVVGMLCAWPLRRGTPQPPQPPRPLWG
- a CDS encoding serine/threonine-protein kinase — encoded protein: MRRSLGRYELRRELGRGGMGVVWAAYDREHDREVAVKLLAPRAGGADFTSLERRFLREALLTSRLTHPGIPAVHDHGSHRGELYLVMDLVPGRALDAVLAGEGPLPVRRAAGVARRTAEVLAYAHGQSVVHRDLKPSNLMVTPGGGVGILDFGIAAALEPQPGETRFTAANAALGTVLYMAPEQAVGRPVPASDLYSLGCVLYEMLTGAPPFTAGSPFLLYHRHAQDPVPPLCDRRSGVPAGLRELVEALLAKRPEDRPASAAEVAARLAHWDPAPAPAVPHPRLAEADALRRSGHPARALEQYERLAAAAGLERADVLAARVGRALCAGALGRTREALDELRSVLAEQRSLHGPDDPGVLDTRYEIAVLLARTGDRHAAGELLRRLADDEDRLLPGSDPRHGRARALRGRLDRIV
- a CDS encoding ABC transporter ATP-binding protein, whose translation is MSLHLNDVTLTYPDGDSRLTALDRVTLEVPKGSLTAVVGPSGSGKSSLLAVAATLIAPDSGTVTIDGTLTTGMTRGELTDLRRRKVGIVFQQPNLLPSLTAVEQLQVMAQIDGRKPRTARKRAEEMLDAVGLTAQADRRPHQLSGGQRQRVNIARALMNDPRVLLVDEPTSALDHERGAAVIDLITRLTHRQATATVLVTHDRTHLTAVDQIAEVDDGRLRLAATVR
- a CDS encoding N-6 DNA methylase, producing the protein MSTHDAVPVSLAEIARIAGVGRAAVSNWRRRHDSFPQRIGGTDVSPQFSLAEVERWLRENGKLADAGGREFLWPRFEALGSRDESGLAIAEAARLMRSSRTGGPPAGLTPEARRLAREAAERGREEGTRETFEFLLQRWLETHVRQLSTTPPPLAALMARIALRVRSGGQEEDLTVFDPACGTGHLVAAAVRERPPAGRTVVLAGEREPALAALASARLAFAADAHPGVRAEIATADALREDPFAEARADIALCNPPFNERDWGYEELATDQRWTHGLPPRTEPELAWVQHLLSRLKPGGAAVVLLPPAVASRRAGRRIRSSLLRSGVLRAVVALPPGSAQPHSVSLQLWVLRTAPDGPDAGLPGQDVLLVDATRFARSGTREPGPDWDAFGAFVLSALEALDQPDTDLPDGAARIPLIDLLDDEVDVTPGRHVPVNTEATGRELASSWEELGTVLADLTDRAQRLSELGFGTGGQQSTVSVGDLVKAGALSLRAGQQPPDEPAGSGRDSVPLLTVADLLTDSAPSGLVTTGSAPVVVERGDVVVAGVVRAFRAWVHEGPPTALGPQLYALRVDPAKMDAHFLAGCLRAPSNGRQAGTHASSSSRIDIRRLHVLQLPLEKQAAYAEAFRHLRVFESQLVKADGLGRALVSDTIDQFAVGGLAP
- a CDS encoding serine/threonine-protein kinase, whose amino-acid sequence is MRGLGPGTVLQERYRLTSVLGRGAMGQVWQGRDLRLERPVAVKTVAAELLSLPGGREEALARFRREAKVAARLDHPNTTTVFDASITDGTCCLVMELIEGVTLEFLFDQWEGGRLDVPTAASVAAQLCAGLSAVHATGLVHRDLKTQNVMVRRDGLVKILDFGLVKVLADTDPRLTMTGENVGNIVCASPELLSGEGRIDGRSDLYAVGCLLHHMLTGETPFPTDRPALLVTHHLSSPPPAIPGSAADVPHGLRELVAALLAKRPDDRPSSAAETYAALAPYLPRPRPELAVHSAPPEDPRRPFLVPQGPRPV
- a CDS encoding sensor histidine kinase; translated protein: MNTAAPVPIPTTRALAWCLHLLVAGLLALAGVRAAVGGRPHAGWVVAAAVACGLLYAAGPALPRVGRSQRAAALWLAGVGAAWLVLLALSADGVWMAFPLYFLQLHLLPRRAGPAAVAATAAASVAGFAAHHGSFNAPMVIGPALGAAVAMAVVWGYQALYRESEQRRRLIEELTATRADLAAAQHTAGVLAERERLAREIHDTLAQGLSSIQLLLRAAERALPGAPESAARHVDQARQTAVDNLAEARRFVAALAPPALEGTTLAGALERLCATTSARHRLTARLHLAGDPAPLPTAHEVALLRIAQSALANTVRHAEAATAEVTLGYFEDHVAVVVADDGRGFDPDRLPVPDPQAGGFGLASMRARVHALGGTLTVDSAPGRGTVLTARLPLHRTPDPTAEAPL
- a CDS encoding glucose 1-dehydrogenase, whose amino-acid sequence is MRALTLRPGPGASMEVRELPPPSPGPRELLVRGLALGVCGTDREIADGQYGAAPAGRDWMVIGHESLGRVEQAPPGSGFSPGDLVVGVVRRPDPVPCGACARGHFDMCRNGRYQERGIKELDGYGAEYWTVECDYAVGLDPRLEAVGMLLEPTAVVVKAWQQVDLVGSRSWFEPRRVLVTGAGPIGLLAALVGVERGLEVHVLDRVERGPKPRLVRSLGAEYHSGAPREVMDGVRPDVVVEATGAAQVVFAALSGTAPYGVLCLTGVSSAGRRVTVDAGMVNRDLVLENDVVVGSVNANLDHYRQAAAVLARADGAWLDGLVTRRVPLGRFREAFAPRDDDVKVVIDLHRP
- a CDS encoding DUF1622 domain-containing protein encodes the protein MSMELLPESTLREVIGLLVRLVESAGALIIFVGAVWAFVQFVRAGARRPDRVAGFNRIRLSLGRFLVLGLEFQLAGDVLRTAVAPSFTEIGQLAAIAAIRTALNYFLGREIAQERVEIDGGKGPLEGPVRETPS
- a CDS encoding ABC transporter permease, coding for MFVAWRDLKFAKGRFALMGTVIVLITLLVGLLSGLTAGLGRQNTSAITSLPADAIAFGSPGGEEPSYANSTVDERQWQRWARTPGVEAAEPLGITTTRASAGSRSAGVSAFGVRPGSALAPESGRIDGRAAVLSTAAAADLGVAEGDGFTLAGQEVTVAAVSGDAFFSHTPVVWTSLDLWRKAVPPTGKGGAPTATVIALDTASGVDVGAADRAAGTRTVSRDDSLSAIGSYTSENGSLQLMRGFLFAISALVIGAFFTVWTIQRSGDVAVLKALGASTATLLKDALGQAVVLLVGGTLIGTGAAAGLGALVAGSDVPFLLTPATVLLPAAVMIALGVLGAALSIRRITSVDPLTALGSAR
- a CDS encoding gluconokinase, producing MPDHASPLVVVAGVSGSGKSTIGLALAQRLGVPYGEGDDLHPPGNIEKMRAGVPLDDEDRAPWLDRVAEWLRDHLDSGGVVACSALRRSYRDRLAAVSPRVFFVHLHGPAELIAARLGARRGHFMPPSLLRSQYDALEPPAPGERGAVVSVEGTPEETTALALAAVRAAQ